The Populus alba chromosome 6, ASM523922v2, whole genome shotgun sequence genomic interval caaagaaaagaagagaaaaaacttCAAAGTAATTCAGAAATGGTCTGATCTTTTCATCAGAGGCtggcttgtttttttatcttctaaatTTGCCCTGACACCAACACTTGTCCTCCAATGATTATTAGACTAACTTGGTTGTTGTCGTCGACTGGAGCTAGTTGAAAACACTAGTCAGAGTTTGAAACTATGTATCACTAAGCAAGAGATTGGTCCGAGGTTAATCTGATGATGTGCGTACGTGGGACGACGTGGAAGATGGTCCTAGTTAATACTATTTCTCATAGTAGGCGTCTGGTTTTCCAACTCTTTGTGCTGGGAGAGCTAGAGACCCTTGGTTTTAGTCAATATTCAACGTATGATGATATCGTCGTTGAAAATCAAAGCTCCTTTTGCCCTAGAGTACTTGCTGGAGCTCCTCGCAGCACAATTTCAAGTGTTAATTTCCATCTAATTGCCTTAGGTCATTGGATCTAAGGGAGCAATTTTACAGCCCAGCCACGGCGTTAGGTGATGGTTGGGCCTGGGATTGAACCCTGAAAACACCAgaaaagatatttaaatttaacacGTTCTTGATGGTGTGGGGTTGAAAACCATGTTCTGGGAAATTACCAGATCGTAATTTTGAAATCTTAGGTGCTTTGAGTTCAATTTTGATGCCTCTCTTTTATAGCAAAAAGAGGATGTATACGGGTAATTAaagcattaattaaattacatgatATTCACCAGTTTGAATTTGGTTGTCTGGTTATGCAGCAGGAAAGAACATTGTCATAAATTTAATCAACTGTCAATCTTGGCGGGGATCTTCACTAAATTTGCCTTTAATTATCAAGTGCTTCCTACCACAACGAACTTCTATTTCACGAGAAAGCACCAGCTGGTTCATGAGTAATGACCATCcttaattttacctttcatgTGCATGCATCGATACCATACAATCCgatccgttttttttttttttaatttttcaacactCACCTCATTTAACTTTATATAGACTTGTTTTAAGATtactgttagagaataatataaattttatcctAGGATTTTACTTATCagcttaaatttttaggttaagatggttttttgacatggtatcagagccttgatgaccaagtagtcacgagtttgaatctcacaacctccatttatttgataaaaattaagcacaaaataatatagtcttgtgcaagtttcaatcccaaaaagctttcatttgagggggtgtgttagagaataatataaatcatatcctaagatcttacctaacagcttaagcttttagattgagatggttctttaacagTTAGTGGGAGATTCTCGTttctaagtgttttttttttaaaaatatattaaaataatattttttatttttaaaattaagtatatcaaaatcaactacctaacaacatatatatatatttttttaaaatcacggTACGAAGGCACTCCCCAGCACACGTTCGTTATCGTAGCAGCTGAGGTTGAGTGGCAGTCCCAAGTTGCAGCTTTATTCAatgacatagttttttttttggcgaaCTGTATAGTACTACTAGCTAGTAAATTATTTCAATGCAGGCATCAAATGGCTCTGGAAAAGGTTCTTGCCTCTTGCACTGCTTTCATGGAATTGGAAAATGGGTTTTACTTTTGCTactgtttttctatttaaggaaaaaaataataatataaaaaagcatgCACGCACCATTCATTTTGtaaagtctatatatatatatatatatatatatatatgaatatatcTAACCCTTTTCATTTTGCCATCTGAAATTTCATGATGGGCCTCCGGCCAGCTGCTATTAATGATATATGATGTGTTGTTATCAACAATTCAGAAAGGAAACACCTTTAATTAATGCACAAGATCAATATTCTTCAATgtcaaagagagagaaatgtgGAGCTAGGCATGCTGCAGTGACCTACCTAGCTCTGTCTCATATATCTCTTTCGCTATTCTGGGCTCTATGTGTTCTCTCCTCCTCACTCCTCTCTACAGTTATCCCGTCACGTTTTGGTTTCTAAAACGATCATGTATTATGgagtctctctctccctctctctctctctacacagTACAGACTCTCTCTTAGATCTGAGCCCCACATTTTACAAATTGAAGCGCTGGCAATTCAACAAGCCAACCCTAGATACTGATAGGACCAGCCCTTAGACCTCAGCCCCACATCCAGTAGGAATTGAACAAGCCAACGCACacagggagagggagagggagagggagagctTTCTTCTCTGCAACGTACTGCTGTACTGCAAGTTAATTAAGGTGGGAAAAGAGGGTGAAACAATAGGATGAGCCCAGCAACTTACTTTCTTTGACAGGGTTTGTGTCTTTTATTGGATGCAATTACAGATGGCAGGTTTTTCATGGACTGGACTGGTTTTATGCCTCCTCTTTTTAGCACCGTGCATGCCTCGCCTCGCCTAACAAGGTagattcctatatatatatatatatatatatatatatatatatatatatatatatatatatatatatgatcatctGTGTATCATTCAATTTCATATAGTATATGGTTTCACCTATGACTCATATACGTCTACAGTGCTGCTTTCAAtatagttgatttttatttaatatcttggACGAGTCTGATTGCATGCACGTAAACATGAACATGAACATGAAATCTGATTGCATGTATGTATGTTCACAAAGAAAtccaatataaattatatgttgAAATATCacgtaataatttaattaagttattagattaaattagttttttggtataatattagagttttattgaacaaataattatgagttcaaatctcatcatttttattatctttttcaattaaaatctaagTAATAACATAATGTAATGTGAATTCATGCaagtttttagtttaaaattttttcacttGAGGAttgtattaaataataatataaattatattaagagtttttttttttttattattattatcaaatctCTCTCCTTCCTTTGAAACTTAatgacataaatattaaattttcgTTAACTAATTCCTTGTGATTTTCCAGCTAAATGTATaagtttaatataaatatattgaaactAGCTAGAAATGAACAtctgaataaaaatttataaaatacattaaatatttaatccatttccttcttttttaggTACGggctaaattttcttttattttaggaacAAATTTTATGTTacatatatttcaatatttattaatctctcttagtttttttttttcttaattcatgaagaaactaagctttctttttattttatttctgagaaggaagatttattttatatgtgaatTGTTACTGAGAATTAATCAATGTCTATATATTTGTAGTTTTCATCACATctctttattaatatttattattaattaacctGTCGCCAATCGTACTAATATTCATgatcatataaatttaattaattggaagaaacaaacatgattaattaataaaagctTAAGATGTATCATACTTGcttaaaaagagaggaagagcCCAAGAGAAAACCGGAAGGAccactagtgttttttttaatcctaatattaataaataatggaATAGTTATTTAAGCACCGGCCTCAACGTgtgtttttctatatatatacatatacgtGAGTCAGTGTCACTAATACCACCTGGTTAATTTCCAAATCAAGAAATGGATTAATGCACAAGAAATTGTATATGAACGTTGGAATTTATGGTTAAGtactgaaataaaaataactttacgtgtttttaatttaatatatttcaaagcaaAACATACTTTCAAAACTAAacactaatattttaaaaaacaaacgtTAACATACACCCAAAAACATCCAAGACAAAAGTTAACAGAGTTTATTTGAGGGTGGAATTTGAAACGGTAGCGTATGGAATAATGTATAGATACATATACAGAAACAAGTAGAGGCGGTGTAGTGAGtactgatgatgatgatgatgaggacgTCGAGGTGGGTAGGCGTGAGAAAGGGAAGGCATAGTGTCAGTACATGAAGGAGCAAGCAGCTGCTCTCTCTTCTCAGACGGCGGGACCACATGCATCAATGGAATGGGGCTGGACTGGAGGCCTTTGATTCCTTTACAATCTCtctttcatttaatttcagGATTGCCACCCCACGCCATCATCTTCCTGTGGCAACCGACAgcatgctctctctctctctctctctctctctctctctctctctctatattagACAGACACACACACCACCTTTGTTTGCACCCCAAAAAGTGAAGCAGAGACGAGGAGCTATAACAACCTTTCAGTTTCTTCTCTTTGCTGCCCCCTAAAAGAGTAGCTAGAGAGAATTGACTCCTTTTCCCCCCCCGCTTTGCCCACCACGCCTCCTCTCCTCTCCGCCACCCAATACAATATTATCAGTCgtctttctttcttattatcTCTCGCGCGTGGTCCTTGATTTACTGGCCAACAACAGGTATAACACAAACGTTATATACAGATTAGAAAGAGTAGTTAGCTAGTGATCGTAATATGAATATGGATAATATGGATTGGAATGGCAGCTTCAGAAGCTTCGTTTCTCGACCAGATCAGACTTCCTTTAACTTCCTCTACAACTATACCTATGACCCGCAGTATCCAGGTATGCACGTAATCATCAaccttttaatcattaattttagtgAAGAGATCTCCTCACCATTAAAGAATTCCATGCATTCACTCATCACCCCAATCATACAATCTGAATCTGCATttatacgtgtgtgtgtgtgatcacCTTCCTTTCAAATTGAAGCGTGCATTGCATGGAAGCAAAAGCAATCATGCTTCAACCATTACTACCTAACTATTATCCATCATCATACCTCCTACTCATTATACTatcatatattaataattagcAAGTGATtgtttctcatatatatatatatatatatatatatataatacacgCACACACACGTATGAAATGTTGTCTCGATATGTATCGATCCTTCAGGCATGGACATGAAGCACCCGACAATATTAGCAGAAAATGCACCCAACAGATTCGTCCCAAGTACCGCTCTGGACAAGATCACCAGCTATGGGagtcaagagaagaagaagcgaTTGACAAGTGACCAGCTAGAGTCGCTGGAGAAGAGCTTTCAAGAAGAGATCAAGCTGGATCCTGATAGGAAAATGAAGCTGTCTCGTGAACTAGGGCTCCAGCCCAGGCAGATTGCTGTTTGGTTCCAGAATAGACGTGCTAGATGGAAAGCTAAACAGCTCGAGCGCTTATATGACAACCTTAAGCAGGAGTTTGATTCTGTGTCCAAAGAGAAACAGAAGCTTCAGGAAGAGGTTAATTGCTCATGTCATGAATGTGTTGTCTTTTCTTacaggaatatatatatatatatcgacctcttcccttctcttctcAGCATCCACCTAGCTAGTCCACGGACTCCATATTTAATTAGAACCTGAACCTCCCACCTTCTATGCTCGACAACCGAATCtaaaacacatatatatatatatatatataaaaagttaaggaTTAATTGTAATTAAGTTGGTTATGGATGTCAGGTAATGAAGCTGAAAGCAGTGGTGAGAGAACAAGCCACGAGGAAGCAGGTCTCAACAGCAGGGTACACAGAGATATCAGGGGAAGAGACAGTAGAAAGCACATCAGTTGCCGCAGCAAGTCGCAAGCTACGAGGACACAGTCACCACCAGAACAACGCAGAACACTGCAACTATCTTCTCAATGTGGATGAATACAACCCAGTTTCATCTCCTTACTGGGCTCTTTTGCCATCTTATCCTCAATAATCACTCCATCGCCTTCTCCATAACTCTCAAATATCGGGCCAGCTAGCTgttattatgatatatatatatatatatgaaggacattgttcataaatattattcttcTTAGGGTGTTAATTAATTTAGCTCATAATTTAACCTTTAATTATGACAACGTTAATTAATTTGCAATTAATTTCCTGTTTTAAGTACTTTGCACCCTCATCATCTCTGATTATGCATACATATTATCCAGAACAATCGAGCTGCATATATTGATATTTCCTGTTAAAAGGCATATCTCCTGCACATCTATATATCTCACAGGTCAGGCTGGGCTCGTCCTCCCTAGCCTGCGCGCGCTGTGCTTTTCAACATCTTCCGTACTATGCATATCCCTCTCAGTTCCTTCAAGGACGAGATATATATGCTTCATGTGACCTACCCCTCTCCTAGTACCGTATGAGTCTCTGTTTGAATTAACGGAAATGGATAGAAAAGAACAACGTAATTTGTTTCCATAAACAGGGCaagaaatctattaaaaaaatcattttcccagttctcttaaaaaaatatggtttttaattattacacaACAAGAAAGATCATTgtataacataaatatttaataagttaGTGTTGATTTCAACAATAACGTAATTAATTTGTGTCTATTATACAACATGAAATTAAGATCAATGTAGAGGATGACAAAAATCAAACCTTCCTCCTAGAAGGCCTTCATTTGCATTTACATGAACATGGCAGTTTGCAGGAGAATAAGAAACATTTCACCTGGTTGTTGAAGTCAAATAACCAAATCTCCGAATGACCTCTCCCTCATTCATCACACCCTATCAAGTATATATGTAGTTGAAGTTAAACGGAAAAATCCATTAAATATcctatttttaaagattaatgtTACAACGTTTTCGTTAAAAGGCCAAAATCgataaaatattgtatttttagggattaatatcaaaatttttggttaaaaaaaccaaaatcaatgaAATCTCCTATTGCTAGggattacaataaaaaaaatttgttgtaaaaaataaatagacaaaATCTCATATTTTTAGGATTAACGTCaaagttttttattgttaaaaataaattgatgaaatttttaCTTTTAGGGATTAATGTCATAATGTTTTTGCTAAACCCCCAAAACTAATGAAATCTCCTATTTAGAGattgatgttgattttttttttttgttaaaaagccAAAATCAACGAAATCTTTTAGTTTTAGGGAttgatgttaaaatatttttgctaaAGGTTCAAgatcaatgaaattttttatttttagagactAATGTCAAATATACTGACAAGTATTCTATTTTTAGGttctcaaattgtttttttttaaataagtaaattaaaataaatcacaaattatCTTAGCATgtatggaagaaattaaaaaaaaaaacacatagcaAATGTTATCTTTTGAAATGACACAATAAAggtgatattttcttttaatttagaaaaatatctatattttttttaattataactaatATTTTGCTTGAATTAATGagatctatatttattttagaattttttagtttttttttaattattaaataatatatattttttaatttaaaagttctCGTCAAGAACAACAGTCTTGATTCTCCACTAATGTCATTTCTTTGAAGAAGACTATTTCCCTCAACATTgatattttccttatttttcttttattttcttggttaaCCATGAAATATTTAAAGGTTGCATTTAGGAGATTATTTTCGGTTCggattggtttttatttttttttattttcttggtttttttttaaataacagaaattagttcaaaccgaccggtttcggttcggtctgatttggttttttagaacaaaactggttcaaatcgggtttttttagtttcaggcttataaaacagaaaccaaaccgaatcgtttagtttttttttttaaattttaatcaattcaattagttttatttcatggttcatttttttttaaaattttctcaatttaactagttttttaatttttttattcacactAGTTGATGCTATTGTTTCCATCTATAAGTTGAGCAGCTcgatcttcttgttttttgtgcAAGTCACCCATTGTTTCTGTATATTAGCTCTAGTTTCTTGCATTTCCTCTCGTATTGTTATTCCAGAAAAGATTTCATTGATATTGCTTGATTCCCACATTTTCTCTTACAACCTTATTTATACAATGCAATCTTACATTCTATGTGTTAATTCTAACTAACTATAACTTAAGATAGTATTTGGAAATATGGtggtagttaattttttttaaaattttatttttaaaaatgtattaaaataaaaaaaatatttttaatatcaacatattaaaataatataaaaatgttaaaaaatattaatttaaaataaaagatttttatttatttttttaaaaaataatttaaaatacaaaaataaatatactttaaCTAAAAAAAGTTACAACTAAAAACCACGTGCCAGTTTCCTACTAACTACTCTCATTGTATATTTTTCTCATAGATTTTTTGTGTGAAAATtaaagtcaaagaaaaaaaaataaaaattacaaaaaataaaataaaaaacaagagatcTAAAATTagataagaaaattgaaaaggataCGGGTCGTTATTCTTCCTCCTGCTGCTCTTCAACGGAGACGACTggtttttacttaattattcttgtttttttaaagtaatttttttttctaaatatattaaaataatttttttatttttttaaaattatctttaatatcatcatattaaaataatttaaaaatataaaaaaattaattttaaataaaaaatttaaattcaaacagATATTTGGggggataaaataaaaaaaatattttaattttaaaaagaacagttaaaaaaaggtggagaagaagaaataataataaaaaaagagagtagaaaTAGCAGTTGGAAGAagtaacaaacaaataaaaggaaatCATTTGTGGAATGGAAATGTTTAAAGCTGACTCTTCATCATTTCCAAACTGACGACGGCACCTCACTGTCACTAAAAcaaccaaattatttttatagaaaaaaaaaagaaaaaaaaaagaactttatcGAAACTGGATCCGAACCCGAATCCTACGGAAAAGATTAGGAACTAGGAAGGCAGATCCATTTGTTTAACCTTCTAACGTCTAATCTAAAAATGGATgagcagcggcagcagcagcagcagcaagtgAAAGTAGAAGAGGAGGATCGGAGCAGCAGCAGTGATAGCGGAGACTACACGTCGGAAGATGAAGGAACCGAAGATTACAGGCGCGGCGGCTACCATGCTGTTCGAATCGGCGACAGTTTCAAGAACGGACGATATGTCGTTCAGAGTAAGCTTGGTTGGGGTCATTTCTCCACCGTCTGGCTCGCTTGGGACACTCAAATTTCCGTAC includes:
- the LOC118048193 gene encoding putative homeobox-leucine zipper protein ATHB-51; its protein translation is MNMDNMDWNGSFRSFVSRPDQTSFNFLYNYTYDPQYPGMDMKHPTILAENAPNRFVPSTALDKITSYGSQEKKKRLTSDQLESLEKSFQEEIKLDPDRKMKLSRELGLQPRQIAVWFQNRRARWKAKQLERLYDNLKQEFDSVSKEKQKLQEEVMKLKAVVREQATRKQVSTAGYTEISGEETVESTSVAAASRKLRGHSHHQNNAEHCNYLLNVDEYNPVSSPYWALLPSYPQ